The following coding sequences lie in one Shumkonia mesophila genomic window:
- the urtD gene encoding urea ABC transporter ATP-binding protein UrtD, which yields MSEIHANPQKRDTILYLDGVSVSFDGFKALNNLSFYVLAGELRAVIGPNGAGKTTMMDVVTGKTRPDAGQVVFNGGVDLTALDEARIANLGIGRKFQKPTVFDTQSVFDNLELALAGGRGVFQSLGFRLAPEQRGRIDEMLETVGLAERRAALAGDLSHGQKQWLEIGMLLMQDPHLLLVDEPAAGMTDAETEETAQLLKRIAGERSVVVVEHDMEFVRALDTRVTVLHEGSVLAEGSLAAVQNDQRVVEVYLGR from the coding sequence ATGAGCGAGATTCACGCCAACCCGCAGAAACGCGATACCATCCTCTATCTCGACGGCGTCTCGGTCAGCTTCGACGGCTTCAAGGCGCTCAACAACCTCAGCTTCTACGTCCTGGCCGGCGAACTGCGCGCCGTCATCGGCCCCAACGGCGCCGGCAAGACCACCATGATGGACGTGGTCACCGGCAAGACCCGGCCCGACGCCGGCCAAGTGGTGTTCAACGGCGGCGTCGACCTGACGGCGCTGGACGAGGCGCGCATCGCCAACCTGGGCATCGGCCGCAAGTTCCAGAAGCCCACGGTGTTCGACACCCAGAGCGTCTTCGACAACCTGGAGTTGGCGCTGGCCGGCGGCCGCGGGGTGTTCCAGTCCTTGGGCTTCCGCCTCGCGCCCGAGCAGCGCGGGCGCATCGACGAGATGCTGGAAACCGTTGGGCTCGCCGAACGGCGCGCCGCCCTGGCCGGCGACCTGTCGCACGGCCAGAAGCAGTGGCTGGAGATCGGCATGCTGCTGATGCAGGACCCGCACCTGCTGCTGGTCGACGAGCCGGCCGCCGGCATGACCGACGCCGAGACCGAGGAAACAGCCCAGCTGCTGAAGCGCATCGCCGGCGAGCGCTCGGTGGTGGTGGTCGAACACGACATGGAATTCGTGCGCGCGCTCGATACCCGGGTGACCGTGCTGCACGAGGGCTCGGTGTTGGCCGAGGGCTCACTCGCCGCCGTGCAGAACGATCAGCGCGTCGTCGAAGTCTATCTGGGCCGGTAG
- a CDS encoding sodium:solute symporter family transporter yields the protein MEHTAPLPQWTMFAILAAQGFIYIFAVWLIGRTRGATAEAYLTGGRDIGHGMINASIIATWIWAATLMISAWTGYVYGFIGPWWYALGAVIPLPIMAYLGRQIKKIAPNVRSYPEFIRFRLDKKNHLLHSLIAIIVSFWVVLMIVTGGAVMGVAFTGAPFWGIAITMVIIFISYSSIAGLWANIFADTIMTLIMYVCLIFIAIGVFVVIGPSAIYDGVVDVIQQKPVLQPALSEAERASQYDGLNWLNVAGLGFLVVNTIGNLGAVLCNQTYWGRVIASDNPKTVFKSFMAAAFCWWPIPLATGTALGVGALALGLTVGETYAVGDAFILFSEAEAVAPTMVFMTLGYVGLATFVIAVGGATVSTGAGEILAVVTVAVNDIVKGHLKKDATDRQMLLMSRMGLFVVAALVVAVVIYWRAIGFGFAGMYQAMGIAFSSAVVPLIMAAFWTKTNRDSVFWATIVGSVCGVAYWVHTDMDLLWGVVASNIIVIAVSALIAIPWTLIRPQPFDYGGMLDSGFQMNDQPAPVTAE from the coding sequence TTGGAACATACGGCACCTTTGCCCCAGTGGACCATGTTTGCGATCCTGGCCGCCCAGGGCTTCATCTACATCTTCGCGGTATGGCTGATCGGCCGTACGCGGGGCGCCACCGCCGAGGCATACCTGACCGGCGGCCGGGACATCGGCCACGGCATGATCAACGCCTCGATCATTGCCACATGGATCTGGGCGGCCACCCTGATGATCAGCGCGTGGACCGGGTACGTCTATGGCTTCATCGGCCCGTGGTGGTATGCGCTGGGCGCGGTGATTCCGCTGCCGATCATGGCCTACCTGGGCCGCCAGATTAAGAAGATCGCCCCCAATGTGCGCTCCTATCCGGAATTCATCCGCTTCCGCTTGGACAAGAAGAATCACCTTCTCCACTCGCTGATCGCCATCATCGTCAGCTTCTGGGTGGTGCTGATGATCGTCACCGGCGGCGCCGTCATGGGTGTGGCCTTCACCGGGGCGCCGTTCTGGGGGATCGCCATCACCATGGTGATCATCTTCATCTCGTATTCGTCGATCGCCGGGCTGTGGGCCAACATCTTCGCCGACACCATCATGACCCTGATCATGTACGTCTGCCTGATCTTCATCGCCATCGGCGTGTTCGTCGTGATCGGGCCAAGCGCGATCTATGATGGCGTGGTCGACGTCATCCAGCAGAAGCCGGTGCTGCAACCCGCCCTTTCCGAGGCCGAACGCGCCAGCCAGTACGACGGCCTCAACTGGTTGAATGTGGCGGGACTGGGTTTCCTGGTCGTCAACACCATCGGCAACCTGGGCGCCGTGCTGTGCAACCAGACTTACTGGGGTCGGGTCATCGCGTCCGACAATCCGAAGACGGTCTTCAAGTCGTTCATGGCCGCCGCTTTCTGCTGGTGGCCGATTCCGCTGGCCACCGGCACCGCCCTGGGGGTCGGCGCGCTGGCCCTCGGGCTCACCGTCGGCGAGACCTATGCCGTCGGCGACGCCTTCATCCTGTTCTCGGAAGCCGAGGCCGTCGCCCCGACCATGGTCTTCATGACCCTGGGCTACGTTGGCCTCGCCACTTTCGTCATCGCGGTCGGCGGCGCCACCGTCAGTACCGGGGCCGGCGAGATCCTGGCCGTCGTCACCGTGGCGGTGAACGACATCGTGAAGGGGCACCTCAAGAAGGACGCCACCGACCGCCAGATGCTGCTGATGAGCCGTATGGGCCTGTTCGTGGTCGCCGCGCTGGTGGTCGCCGTCGTCATCTACTGGCGCGCCATCGGCTTTGGCTTCGCCGGCATGTACCAGGCCATGGGCATCGCCTTCTCGTCGGCGGTCGTCCCGCTGATCATGGCGGCTTTCTGGACCAAGACAAACCGCGACTCGGTCTTCTGGGCGACCATCGTCGGCTCGGTCTGCGGCGTCGCCTACTGGGTCCATACCGACATGGATCTGCTGTGGGGGGTGGTCGCCAGCAACATCATCGTCATTGCCGTCTCGGCCCTGATCGCCATTCCGTGGACCCTGATCCGGCCGCAGCCGTTCGACTACGGCGGCATGCTCGACTCGGGGTTTCAGATGAATGACCAGCCGGCGCCGGTTACGGCCGAGTAG
- the ureE gene encoding urease accessory protein UreE — MRRAIIHHAAGSWPSREATATVTLPFDERHRRRLRLTDDAGQPFMLDLERAVLLAEGDGLALEGGGFVAVKAAEEAVLDIRCTGAGHAARVAWHIGNRHTPLQVLTGGRLRILADHVLKDMVEGLGAVVMETRAPFQPEPGAYADPSGHGHDHGHDHGHEHGHRHGHGHGGTAA; from the coding sequence ATGCGCCGCGCCATCATCCATCATGCGGCCGGAAGCTGGCCCTCCCGCGAAGCGACGGCGACGGTGACGCTGCCGTTCGACGAGCGCCACCGGCGGCGCCTGCGCCTGACCGACGACGCCGGCCAGCCCTTCATGCTCGACCTCGAACGGGCGGTGTTGCTGGCCGAAGGCGACGGCCTGGCCCTCGAAGGCGGCGGCTTCGTGGCCGTCAAGGCCGCCGAGGAGGCGGTGCTCGACATCCGCTGCACCGGGGCCGGCCATGCCGCCCGCGTGGCCTGGCACATCGGCAATCGCCACACGCCGCTCCAGGTGCTCACCGGCGGCCGATTGCGCATCCTGGCCGACCACGTGCTGAAGGACATGGTGGAGGGGCTGGGGGCGGTGGTGATGGAAACCCGCGCCCCCTTCCAGCCGGAACCGGGGGCGTATGCCGACCCATCCGGGCATGGCCACGACCACGGCCACGACCACGGCCACGAGCATGGGCACCGCCACGGCCATGGACACGGGGGAACGGCGGCGTGA
- a CDS encoding urease subunit gamma, producing the protein MNLSPREKDKLLVAMAAMVARRRLERGVKLNYPEAIALISDFVVEGARDGRSVAELMKAGGEVIRREQVMEGIAEMIHEIQVEATFPDGTKLVTVHNPIR; encoded by the coding sequence GTGAACCTGTCACCACGGGAAAAGGACAAGCTGCTGGTCGCCATGGCCGCCATGGTGGCGCGCCGGCGGCTGGAGCGGGGGGTGAAGCTCAATTATCCCGAAGCCATCGCGCTGATCAGCGATTTCGTCGTCGAGGGCGCGCGCGATGGCCGCTCTGTCGCCGAACTGATGAAGGCGGGCGGCGAGGTGATCCGCCGCGAACAGGTGATGGAAGGGATTGCCGAAATGATCCATGAGATCCAGGTCGAGGCCACCTTTCCCGACGGCACCAAGCTGGTGACCGTCCATAACCCCATCCGCTGA
- the ureC gene encoding urease subunit alpha, giving the protein MAYRIERAAYAGMYGPTVGDKVRLADTDLIIEVEADRTTYGEEVKFGGGKVIRDGMGQSQVSRAAGAVDTVITNALIVDHWGIVKADIGIRDGRIAAIGKAGNPDVQPDVDIVIGPGTEAIAGEGRIVTAGGIDAHIHWICPQQVDDALYSGITTMLGGGTGPADGTNATTCTPGPWHIARMLQAAEGLPMNLGFFGKGNASRPEALREQVAAGACGLKLHEDWGTTPAAIDTCLTVADDMDVQVAIHTDTLNESGFVENTTAAFKGRTIHAFHTEGAGGGHAPDIIKLCGEGNVLPSSTNPTRPYTVNTIDEHLDMLMVCHHLDPRIAEDVAFAESRIRRETIAAEDILHDLGAFSMIASDSQAMGRVGEVITRTWQTADKMKKQRGRLAGERGDNDNLRVRRYIAKYTINPALTHGIASYVGSVEVGKLADLVLWRPMFFGVKPDMVLKCGTIAAAAMGDPNASIPTPQPVHYRPMFGAFGRALTLSSVTFVSAEGLAGGIANAYELAKPLVAVGGTRRLTKEDMVLNGYTPRMEVDPETYEVRADGELLTCAPATELALAQRYFLF; this is encoded by the coding sequence ATGGCATACAGGATCGAACGGGCTGCCTACGCGGGCATGTACGGGCCGACGGTTGGCGACAAGGTGCGCCTGGCCGACACCGACCTCATCATCGAGGTCGAGGCCGACCGCACCACCTATGGCGAGGAGGTCAAGTTCGGCGGCGGCAAGGTGATCCGCGACGGCATGGGCCAGTCGCAGGTCTCGCGCGCCGCGGGCGCGGTGGATACCGTCATCACCAACGCGCTGATCGTCGATCACTGGGGCATCGTCAAGGCCGACATCGGCATCCGCGACGGCCGCATCGCCGCCATCGGCAAGGCCGGCAACCCCGACGTCCAGCCGGACGTCGACATCGTCATCGGCCCCGGCACCGAGGCCATCGCCGGCGAGGGGCGCATCGTCACCGCCGGCGGCATCGACGCGCACATCCACTGGATCTGCCCGCAGCAGGTGGACGACGCGCTCTATTCCGGCATCACCACCATGCTGGGCGGCGGCACCGGCCCGGCCGACGGCACCAACGCCACCACCTGCACGCCGGGGCCATGGCACATCGCGCGCATGCTCCAGGCGGCCGAGGGGCTGCCGATGAACCTGGGCTTTTTCGGCAAGGGCAACGCCTCGCGCCCCGAGGCGCTGCGCGAGCAGGTGGCCGCCGGGGCCTGCGGGCTCAAGCTGCACGAGGACTGGGGCACCACGCCCGCCGCCATCGATACCTGCCTGACGGTGGCCGACGACATGGACGTGCAGGTCGCCATCCACACCGACACGCTGAACGAATCGGGCTTCGTCGAGAACACCACGGCCGCTTTCAAGGGCCGTACCATCCACGCCTTCCACACCGAGGGCGCCGGCGGCGGCCACGCGCCCGACATCATCAAGCTGTGCGGCGAGGGCAACGTGCTGCCCTCCAGCACCAACCCGACCCGGCCCTACACGGTCAACACCATCGACGAACATCTCGACATGCTGATGGTCTGCCACCACCTCGACCCGCGCATCGCCGAGGACGTCGCCTTCGCCGAAAGCCGCATCCGGCGCGAAACCATCGCCGCCGAGGACATCCTGCACGACCTCGGCGCCTTTTCGATGATCGCCTCCGACAGCCAGGCCATGGGCCGGGTCGGCGAGGTGATTACCCGCACCTGGCAGACCGCCGACAAGATGAAAAAACAGCGCGGCCGCTTGGCCGGCGAGCGCGGCGACAACGACAATCTGCGTGTCAGACGCTATATCGCCAAGTACACCATCAACCCGGCGCTCACCCATGGCATCGCCAGCTATGTCGGTTCCGTCGAGGTCGGCAAGCTGGCCGACCTCGTGCTGTGGCGGCCGATGTTCTTCGGGGTCAAGCCGGACATGGTGCTGAAATGCGGCACCATCGCGGCGGCCGCCATGGGCGATCCCAACGCCTCGATCCCGACCCCGCAGCCGGTCCACTACCGCCCGATGTTCGGCGCCTTCGGCCGCGCGCTCACCCTAAGCTCGGTCACCTTCGTCTCGGCCGAGGGGCTGGCCGGCGGCATCGCCAACGCCTATGAGCTCGCCAAGCCGCTGGTCGCGGTTGGCGGCACCCGCCGGCTGACCAAAGAGGACATGGTGTTGAACGGCTATACGCCCCGCATGGAGGTCGACCCCGAAACCTACGAGGTCAGGGCCGACGGCGAGCTTCTGACCTGTGCCCCGGCCACCGAGCTGGCGCTGGCCCAGCGCTATTTCCTGTTCTGA
- the ureG gene encoding urease accessory protein UreG, whose product MSSPLRVGIGGPVGSGKTALLDRLCKALRDDYDIAAITNDIYTREDAEFLTRSGALSPERIVGVETGGCPHTAIREDASINLAAVDDVTRRFPGLDVVFIESGGDNLSATFSPELADLTIYVIDVAAGDKIPRKGGPGITRSDLLVINKIDLAPQVGASLEVMDRDARKMRGQRPFVFTNLKTGDGLSTVIGFIVDRGGLAAQRG is encoded by the coding sequence ATGAGTTCACCGCTGCGCGTGGGAATCGGCGGCCCGGTGGGGTCGGGCAAGACGGCGTTGCTGGACCGCCTGTGCAAGGCGTTGCGCGACGACTACGACATCGCCGCCATCACCAACGACATCTACACCCGCGAGGATGCCGAGTTTCTGACCCGCTCGGGCGCGCTTTCCCCCGAGCGCATCGTCGGGGTGGAAACGGGCGGCTGCCCGCACACCGCGATCCGCGAGGACGCCTCGATCAACCTGGCCGCCGTCGATGACGTCACCCGCCGCTTCCCCGGCCTCGACGTCGTCTTCATCGAATCGGGCGGCGACAACCTGTCGGCCACCTTCTCGCCGGAACTGGCCGACCTCACGATCTACGTCATCGACGTGGCGGCCGGCGACAAGATCCCACGCAAGGGTGGCCCCGGCATCACCCGCTCCGATTTGCTGGTCATCAACAAGATCGATCTCGCCCCGCAGGTCGGCGCCAGCCTGGAGGTGATGGACCGCGACGCCCGCAAGATGCGCGGCCAGCGCCCTTTCGTCTTCACCAACCTGAAAACGGGAGACGGACTCTCCACGGTGATCGGCTTCATCGTTGATCGGGGTGGCCTTGCCGCTCAGCGCGGCTGA
- the urtC gene encoding urea ABC transporter permease subunit UrtC produces the protein MRRSGPFVSAVLGDAAGRIVVGLLVAAAVAVPVLNLMVPAGSPLHVPPYVVALLGKYLAFALLALSVDLIWGFAGILSLGHGAFFALGGYAMGMYLMRQIGARGVYGNAELPDFMVFLNWKELPWYWAGFDAFPFALLMVVLVPGVLALVFGWFAFRSRVTGVYLSIITQAMTFALMLAFFRNDMGFGGNNGLTDFKDILGFNLQAGGTRAALFAASALAVAGAYALCRVIVASRLGRVLRAVRDAEGRVRFLGYRVETYKLFVFVVSAMLAGVAGALYVPQVGIINPGEFAPANSIEIIIWVAVGGRGSLHGAILGAILVNFAKTFLTGAIPEIWLFALGGLFVAVTLFLPRGIVGTVPAFRLGGTGGGWRWRRLAPARGRSEERP, from the coding sequence ATGCGCCGCTCCGGCCCCTTCGTTTCGGCCGTCCTCGGCGATGCCGCCGGGCGCATCGTCGTCGGGCTGCTGGTGGCGGCGGCGGTGGCGGTGCCCGTACTCAACCTGATGGTTCCGGCGGGCAGCCCGCTGCATGTGCCTCCCTACGTGGTCGCCCTGCTCGGCAAGTACCTGGCCTTCGCCCTCCTGGCCTTGAGCGTCGACCTCATCTGGGGGTTCGCCGGCATTCTCAGCCTCGGGCACGGCGCCTTCTTCGCCCTGGGCGGTTACGCCATGGGCATGTACCTGATGCGCCAGATCGGCGCCCGCGGCGTCTACGGCAACGCGGAACTGCCCGATTTTATGGTCTTCCTCAACTGGAAGGAACTGCCCTGGTACTGGGCGGGCTTCGACGCCTTCCCGTTCGCGCTCCTCATGGTCGTCCTGGTGCCCGGCGTGCTGGCCCTCGTCTTCGGCTGGTTTGCCTTCCGCTCGCGGGTGACCGGGGTCTATCTCTCGATCATCACCCAGGCGATGACGTTTGCCTTGATGCTCGCCTTCTTTCGCAACGACATGGGCTTCGGCGGCAACAACGGCCTCACCGATTTCAAGGACATCCTGGGCTTCAACCTGCAGGCCGGCGGCACGCGGGCGGCGCTGTTCGCGGCCAGCGCGCTGGCGGTGGCGGGGGCTTACGCGCTCTGCCGCGTCATCGTCGCCTCAAGGCTCGGCCGGGTGCTGCGGGCGGTGCGCGACGCCGAGGGGCGCGTGCGCTTCCTCGGCTATCGGGTGGAAACCTACAAGCTGTTCGTGTTCGTGGTCTCGGCCATGCTGGCCGGTGTCGCCGGGGCGCTTTACGTGCCGCAGGTCGGCATCATCAATCCCGGCGAGTTCGCGCCGGCCAATTCCATCGAGATCATCATCTGGGTGGCGGTGGGCGGCCGGGGTTCGCTGCACGGGGCCATCCTGGGAGCGATCCTCGTCAACTTCGCCAAGACGTTCCTGACCGGCGCCATTCCCGAAATCTGGCTGTTCGCCCTGGGCGGCCTGTTCGTGGCGGTGACGCTGTTCCTGCCCAGGGGCATCGTCGGCACCGTGCCGGCCTTCAGGCTCGGCGGAACCGGCGGCGGCTGGCGCTGGCGCCGCCTGGCGCCGGCCCGTGGCCGGTCGGAGGAGCGGCCATGA
- the urtE gene encoding urea ABC transporter ATP-binding subunit UrtE, whose protein sequence is MLAVAGIDLFYGASQALRRVELAAEKGKVACVMGRNGVGKTSLLRAIVGQQAVRSGRIVWEDEDITDLPSYERAARGIAFVPQGREIFPLLTVEENLHTGFAALPRSLRHVPDEVFDLFPVLRNMLGRRGGDLSGGQQQQLAIARALVTRPRLLVLDEPTEGIQPSIIKDIERVIRLLAGRGDMAILLVEQYFDFARGLADTFAVMDRGEVVLAGTGAAMVEDDVRRYLTV, encoded by the coding sequence ATGCTGGCGGTCGCGGGAATCGATCTTTTCTACGGGGCCAGCCAGGCCCTGCGCCGCGTCGAGCTGGCGGCCGAGAAGGGCAAGGTCGCCTGCGTGATGGGGCGCAACGGGGTCGGCAAGACCAGCCTGCTGCGCGCCATCGTCGGTCAACAGGCGGTGCGCTCCGGGCGCATCGTCTGGGAGGACGAGGACATCACCGACCTGCCCTCTTACGAGCGGGCGGCGCGCGGCATCGCCTTCGTGCCCCAGGGCCGCGAGATCTTTCCGCTGCTGACCGTCGAGGAGAATTTGCACACCGGCTTCGCGGCGCTGCCCAGAAGCCTGCGCCACGTGCCCGACGAGGTGTTCGACCTGTTCCCCGTGTTGCGCAACATGCTGGGCCGGCGCGGCGGCGACCTGTCGGGCGGTCAGCAGCAGCAGCTGGCCATCGCCCGAGCCCTGGTGACGCGGCCGCGCCTGCTGGTGCTGGACGAACCGACCGAGGGCATCCAGCCGTCCATCATCAAGGACATCGAGCGGGTGATCCGCCTGCTGGCCGGGCGCGGCGACATGGCGATCCTGCTGGTCGAGCAGTATTTCGACTTTGCCCGCGGATTGGCCGACACCTTCGCCGTCATGGATCGCGGCGAGGTGGTTCTGGCGGGAACGGGGGCGGCGATGGTCGAAGACGACGTCCGCCGCTACCTGACCGTCTGA
- a CDS encoding urease accessory protein UreF encodes MIDGAILLRLMAWLSPSFPIGGYTYSHGIEYAVEAGLIKDADGLAVWIEGVLSFGAGRLDADFFRAAWTAVDAGDGSALADAVGWADALRGSAEAALESRSQGQAFLDTVRAVWPDPWLDAWAAELAEATVRPAHAVAVAAAAARLGAPLRESLVVYLHAFAANLVSAGVRLIPLGQTDGQRTIARLEAAVIAAAAAALSRPWKDLGGAAVMADWTSMKHETQYTRLFRS; translated from the coding sequence GTGATCGACGGCGCCATCCTGCTCCGCCTGATGGCCTGGCTGTCGCCGTCGTTTCCGATCGGCGGCTATACCTATTCGCACGGCATCGAGTATGCGGTCGAGGCGGGGCTGATCAAGGATGCCGACGGCCTGGCGGTGTGGATCGAAGGCGTGCTTTCGTTCGGTGCCGGGCGTCTCGACGCCGATTTCTTCCGCGCCGCCTGGACGGCCGTCGACGCTGGCGACGGATCGGCCCTCGCCGACGCCGTCGGCTGGGCCGACGCCTTGCGCGGCAGCGCCGAAGCGGCGCTCGAAAGCCGCAGCCAGGGGCAGGCCTTTCTCGATACCGTGCGCGCCGTCTGGCCCGATCCCTGGCTTGACGCCTGGGCGGCCGAACTGGCCGAGGCGACCGTCCGCCCGGCCCACGCGGTGGCGGTGGCGGCGGCGGCGGCCCGCCTGGGAGCGCCACTTCGCGAATCGCTGGTCGTCTATCTGCACGCGTTCGCCGCCAACCTGGTGTCGGCCGGCGTGCGGCTGATCCCGTTGGGCCAGACCGACGGCCAGCGGACGATCGCCCGCCTGGAGGCGGCCGTCATCGCGGCGGCGGCGGCCGCCCTGTCGCGGCCGTGGAAGGACCTGGGCGGTGCCGCCGTCATGGCCGATTGGACGTCGATGAAACACGAAACCCAATACACGAGGCTGTTCAGATCATGA
- a CDS encoding urease subunit beta has translation MIPGEIFTAPGEIELNAGRAAVTVTVANTGDRPIQVGSHYHFFETNDALAFDRAKTRGMRLDIPAGSAVRFEPGQSRDVTLIAYAGTRTVIGFNGRVDGPLKG, from the coding sequence ATGATTCCTGGCGAGATTTTCACGGCGCCCGGCGAGATCGAGCTCAACGCCGGGCGGGCCGCGGTGACGGTGACCGTCGCCAACACCGGCGATCGGCCCATCCAGGTCGGCTCGCACTATCATTTCTTCGAGACCAACGACGCGCTGGCTTTCGATCGCGCCAAGACGCGGGGCATGCGCCTTGACATTCCCGCCGGCTCGGCGGTGCGCTTCGAGCCCGGACAGTCGCGGGACGTCACGCTTATCGCCTATGCCGGGACGCGCACGGTGATCGGCTTCAACGGGCGCGTCGACGGCCCGCTCAAGGGGTAG
- a CDS encoding urease accessory protein UreD, translating into MTIGTAVRHAEVPATPAALRYASGPGVRGKADVVFARRQGRTALASLFQHDPLRVLFPTPPSGELTSAILVTTSGGLVGGDEIAVRIAAGEGTAVLASPQAAEKIYRSAGADCRIDMRLHAGPDAWLEWLPQETIVFDGARLRRLTVIEAAPGARVLAGEMLALGRAAMGERLRAGLLRDTWEVRKDGRLRWADALHIEGDMAGVLNHPAGLGGAVACATAVYVGDDAAARLAAARALLEETGEGVRCAATVVNGVLVARFLAAEGAALRRAYGAFWAGFRREVAGLPARLPRLWHI; encoded by the coding sequence ATGACGATAGGGACGGCAGTCCGCCATGCCGAAGTTCCGGCGACGCCCGCCGCCCTGCGCTACGCGTCCGGTCCCGGCGTGCGCGGGAAAGCCGATGTCGTCTTCGCCCGCCGCCAGGGGCGCACCGCGCTGGCCTCGCTGTTCCAGCACGATCCGTTGCGCGTTCTCTTTCCGACGCCTCCTTCGGGCGAACTGACGAGCGCCATTCTGGTCACCACGTCTGGCGGCCTGGTCGGTGGCGACGAGATCGCCGTGCGCATCGCCGCCGGCGAAGGAACAGCCGTGCTGGCGAGCCCCCAGGCGGCCGAGAAGATCTACCGTTCGGCCGGCGCCGACTGCCGGATCGACATGCGGCTGCACGCCGGGCCGGACGCCTGGCTGGAATGGCTGCCGCAGGAGACCATCGTCTTCGACGGCGCCCGCTTGCGACGGCTGACCGTGATCGAGGCGGCGCCGGGGGCGCGCGTGCTGGCCGGCGAGATGCTGGCGCTGGGCCGCGCCGCCATGGGCGAACGGCTGCGCGCCGGTCTGCTGCGCGACACCTGGGAGGTGCGCAAAGATGGGCGCCTGAGGTGGGCCGATGCGCTCCATATCGAGGGCGACATGGCTGGCGTGCTTAACCATCCGGCCGGTCTGGGTGGTGCCGTTGCCTGCGCCACCGCCGTTTACGTTGGCGACGACGCGGCGGCGCGGCTCGCGGCCGCCCGCGCGCTGCTGGAGGAAACGGGCGAGGGAGTCCGCTGCGCCGCCACGGTGGTGAATGGCGTTCTGGTGGCGCGCTTCCTGGCCGCCGAAGGGGCGGCCCTGCGCCGCGCCTACGGCGCCTTCTGGGCCGGCTTTCGCCGGGAGGTGGCGGGCCTGCCGGCCCGGCTGCCGCGGCTGTGGCACATTTGA